Part of the Pseudomonadota bacterium genome is shown below.
CCAGGCCCGGCAGGAGGGGTGGCTGGCTGAGCACATGCTGATTGTTGGCATCGAGGACCCGCACGGCAACGTCAGCTACGTGGCCGCCGCGTTCCCGTCCCAGTGCGGAAAAACCAACCTGGCAATGCTGATTCCCCCGGAGTCGCAGGAAGGCTGGAAAGTCTGGACCGTCGGTGACGATATCTGCTGGATGCACATTGGTGAGGACGGCCAGCTTTGGGCGATCAACCCCGAGGCGGGATTCTTCGGCGTGGCGCCGGGAACCGGTGAAGACACCAATCCCAATGCGCTGGCGATGCTGGATCGAGATGCCATTTTTACCAATGTGGGCGTCACCAGCACCAATGAGCCGTGGTGGGAGGGCAAATCCGACGAGCGTCCGGCGCGAGATTGGCGCGGCGCTGATTATGCTGACGGCAGCGGGCCGGCAGCGCATCCCAATTCACGATTCACCGTTTCGATCAAGCGGTGTCCCAGCTACAGCGATCAGGTTGAATCGCCTCAGGGCGTGCCCATCTCGGCGATTGTTTTTGGCGGTCGGCGCGAGCGGCTGGTACCCCTGGTGCTGGAAGCCAAAGACTGGCAGCACGGCGTGCTGCTTGGCGCCTCCATGGCCTCGGAAACCACTGCGGCCGCCACTGGCGCGGTGGGCGTTGTCCGACGTGACCCGATGGCGATGAAACCTTTCTGCGGTTACAACTTTGCTGACTATTTCGCCCACTGGCTCACCGTTGGCGAAAAGGCCAGCCGGGCGCCTAAGGTGTTTCACGTCAACTGGTTCCGCAAAGACGAAAACGGGCGGTTCATGTGGCCCGGCTTCGGCGAAAACATGCGGGTGCTGCGCTGGATTGTGGGCCGCTGCCGTGGCGAGGTTGGTGCTCAGGATACGGCGATTGGCCTGCTCCCGACCCCCGCTGATCTGGACGTTAGCGGACTGGACCTCGCGCCGGAAACGCTGGAGGCGCTGCTGAGCCTCGATCAGGCCGGCTGGCAGCAGGAGCTGAGCGAAATCGGCACCTACCTGGAAAGTTATGGTGAGCGGCTGCCCGCAGAGCTCGCCGCCCAGCAGCGCCGGGTTGCCGAGGCGCTGCAGGCCTGAGCCCGGCCGGACTCTGCAGGAAGATACCGCAGCACCGGTGACAGCGCCGGCAGCAGGCCCGTCGCCCGAGGCCTTTAATCTGTTTTACTGCGACCAGTTTGTGCTCCCCCTCCCGGCGGAGCACCGGTTTCCCATGAGCAAATACGCGCTGCTGCGCGAACGCTTGCGCCGGGAGCCCGCGCTGGCGGCCGGGCGTTTCAGCGTGCCGCCGGCCGCGTCACTCCAGGCCCTGAAACGCGTACACAGCGAAGCCTATCTCGACGCCCTGATCAGCGGCGCGCTGCCGCGGGCCATCGAGCGCCGTATCGGTTTTCCCTACAGCGAACAAATGGTGGAACGCTCCCGTCGATCGGTGGGGGGCACGATGGCCGCAGCCGAGGCGGCGCTCGAGTGTGGGTTGGCCGTCAATCTCGCCGGCGGTACCCACCACGCGTTTGCGGACACCGGCGGCGGTTACTGCGTGCTGAACGACGTGGCGGTGGCCGCGCGCTACGCGCAAAGCAGCCTGGGTGTGGGTCAGGTGCTGGTGGTCGATCTGGATGTGCATCAGGGTGACGGCACCGCGGCCATCTTCTCGGAGGACAGCTCCGTGTTTACCTTTTCGATGCACGGCGGAAAAAACTACCCGAC
Proteins encoded:
- a CDS encoding phosphoenolpyruvate carboxykinase (GTP) codes for the protein MATKLPALAHWVEEVAALTRPNNIHWCDGSQQEYEGLVDLMKASGDLQELNQETHPGCYLHLSDPSDVARVEHLTFVCTEKAEEAGPNNNWMDPSEARQKMDELFKDSMVGRTLYVVPYCMGPIDSPLARCGVEITDSPYVVANMRLMTRMGSAALARIEREGSFVKGLHCTGDLDPDRRFIMHFPESLTIMSFGSGYGGNALLGKKCHALRIASYQARQEGWLAEHMLIVGIEDPHGNVSYVAAAFPSQCGKTNLAMLIPPESQEGWKVWTVGDDICWMHIGEDGQLWAINPEAGFFGVAPGTGEDTNPNALAMLDRDAIFTNVGVTSTNEPWWEGKSDERPARDWRGADYADGSGPAAHPNSRFTVSIKRCPSYSDQVESPQGVPISAIVFGGRRERLVPLVLEAKDWQHGVLLGASMASETTAAATGAVGVVRRDPMAMKPFCGYNFADYFAHWLTVGEKASRAPKVFHVNWFRKDENGRFMWPGFGENMRVLRWIVGRCRGEVGAQDTAIGLLPTPADLDVSGLDLAPETLEALLSLDQAGWQQELSEIGTYLESYGERLPAELAAQQRRVAEALQA
- a CDS encoding histone deacetylase; this encodes MTAPAAGPSPEAFNLFYCDQFVLPLPAEHRFPMSKYALLRERLRREPALAAGRFSVPPAASLQALKRVHSEAYLDALISGALPRAIERRIGFPYSEQMVERSRRSVGGTMAAAEAALECGLAVNLAGGTHHAFADTGGGYCVLNDVAVAARYAQSSLGVGQVLVVDLDVHQGDGTAAIFSEDSSVFTFSMHGGKNYPTRKQTSDLDVALDDGTDDEAYLNRLQGILPGLLRELRPDLVFYLAGADPFAGDRLGRLSLSKAGLAKRDSRVFDFLRRADVPAAVCMAGGYADSVEDIVSIHTATVLAAHESWRQWQGNSLT